In one Solidesulfovibrio fructosivorans JJ] genomic region, the following are encoded:
- a CDS encoding DNA primase family protein has product MSEEEEVGLATLGVKALKQHFAYDMQRGVFLELTPGGGYFAEDHAGQIKVALQQVLRPQLEQQREALAQEAYRTDNSKETRGQAEASRKKYVSALKRLSNKHSLDNITALMRTGRDSLARDNADFDRNPWALHCLNCRIDLRTGQDREGQLGDMSTKYCQTVWRGLQYEHPAWNAYMASLLPADMAEYLQHFVGYAITGIQRKAFALFYSKFSDSGKTLLLETFKSVFGNYAGMLPAALLMEDKKGKGLGPTPELAELQGLRLAFLSESGKADSFNVARLKWLSGGDTLVARGLFAKPVSFEPMHTLFLASNHLARIGIDEDALWGRIHVFKFPYAFKDNPAKPHERPINPDLKDQLRQEEVKSAILAWAVRGCLAWQKNGQKFNPPLSSREALETYRLNEDYVESFVRARCLIGKEHREQAKPLHEAYSQWHVEEFGSNSKPLGRRKFCEAMAGKFEKDDDGRYHYYLGLQLKSSF; this is encoded by the coding sequence GTGTCCGAGGAAGAGGAAGTGGGGCTGGCCACTCTCGGGGTGAAGGCCCTGAAGCAGCACTTCGCCTACGACATGCAACGCGGCGTATTCCTCGAACTGACTCCGGGCGGCGGCTACTTTGCCGAGGACCATGCCGGGCAAATCAAGGTGGCGCTGCAACAGGTCTTGCGGCCTCAGCTTGAGCAACAAAGGGAAGCCCTCGCCCAAGAGGCCTATCGAACGGACAACTCCAAAGAGACGCGGGGCCAAGCCGAAGCCTCCCGGAAAAAGTACGTTTCCGCGCTCAAGCGTCTGTCCAACAAGCACAGCCTGGACAATATCACGGCCTTGATGCGCACAGGTCGGGACTCCCTGGCCAGGGACAACGCCGACTTCGACCGTAACCCGTGGGCGCTGCACTGCCTCAATTGCCGCATAGACCTTCGAACCGGCCAAGACCGCGAAGGCCAACTTGGGGACATGAGCACCAAGTATTGCCAGACCGTATGGCGCGGCCTGCAATATGAGCATCCCGCTTGGAACGCCTACATGGCGAGTCTGCTTCCCGCCGACATGGCCGAGTACCTACAGCACTTCGTCGGCTACGCCATCACGGGTATCCAGCGGAAAGCCTTTGCCCTCTTCTACAGCAAATTTAGTGACTCGGGGAAGACGCTCCTTCTGGAGACGTTCAAAAGCGTCTTCGGCAACTATGCGGGGATGCTCCCCGCCGCGCTGCTTATGGAAGACAAAAAAGGCAAGGGGCTTGGCCCCACGCCCGAACTGGCCGAACTGCAAGGGCTGCGGCTGGCCTTCCTGTCCGAGTCGGGCAAGGCGGATAGTTTTAATGTGGCCCGGTTGAAGTGGCTATCCGGCGGCGACACCCTTGTGGCTAGGGGCCTTTTCGCCAAGCCCGTCAGCTTCGAGCCCATGCACACGCTCTTTTTGGCGAGCAACCACTTGGCCCGGATCGGCATTGATGAAGACGCCCTATGGGGGCGCATTCACGTCTTCAAGTTCCCCTACGCCTTCAAGGACAACCCCGCCAAGCCGCACGAAAGGCCCATCAACCCAGACCTCAAGGACCAGTTGCGCCAGGAGGAGGTCAAAAGCGCCATCCTGGCCTGGGCCGTCCGGGGATGCCTTGCCTGGCAAAAGAACGGGCAGAAATTCAACCCGCCGCTGTCGTCCCGCGAAGCCTTGGAAACTTACCGGCTTAACGAAGATTACGTGGAAAGTTTTGTCCGCGCCCGCTGTCTGATCGGCAAGGAACACCGCGAGCAAGCCAAGCCGCTGCATGAAGCCTACTCGCAATGGCATGTTGAGGAGTTCGGTTCAAACTCCAAGCCATTGGGAAGACGTAAATTTTGCGAAGCCATGGCCGGAAAGTTCGAGAAAGACGACGACGGCCGGTACCACTACTACCTCGGGCTTCAGCTGAAAAGCTCATTTTGA
- a CDS encoding lipase family protein, with protein MAKSHPSLLRPLALLLIMGGPALLLAACAKPNVTAVAHASPAAVLTPADKAGIRDGRARFREIMTAVIADHGAGLPGNRPADGDSVLWRLAGEPASSGLPVPMSPSKAGLRLVLVPGLLAQCVAQSSLLFEDARANVERQGYATSLVNTGGRLSCAHNAVIIRDAVASLPMEDKLVFVTHSKGAVDVLEALVDYPELVPRTAAVVSVAGAINGSPLADTFSDDLIRFVESMPLSSCPPGNDTEAIDSLRRPGRLRFLAEHPMQSGIRFYSLAAFATREEMSMVLKPFYDILAKTDPLNDGLVIASDAIYPGATLLGYPNADHLAVAMPFTKTGLLRALNTKNAYPRAALLEAIARYVEEDLAKK; from the coding sequence ATGGCAAAATCACATCCGTCCCTGCTTCGTCCACTGGCCTTGTTGCTCATCATGGGGGGACCGGCCCTCTTGCTCGCCGCCTGCGCCAAGCCGAACGTGACCGCCGTGGCCCATGCCTCGCCCGCGGCTGTCCTGACTCCCGCCGACAAGGCGGGAATTCGCGATGGCCGCGCCCGTTTTCGCGAAATAATGACCGCTGTGATCGCTGACCATGGGGCGGGGCTGCCCGGCAACCGTCCCGCTGACGGTGACAGCGTCCTATGGCGCTTGGCGGGAGAGCCCGCGTCATCCGGCCTGCCTGTGCCGATGTCCCCCTCCAAGGCTGGCCTCCGGTTAGTGCTCGTGCCCGGGTTGCTTGCCCAATGCGTTGCCCAAAGTTCGCTCCTTTTTGAGGACGCCCGGGCAAATGTCGAACGCCAGGGCTATGCCACCAGTTTGGTCAACACCGGTGGCCGGCTGAGCTGCGCGCATAATGCCGTCATTATACGCGATGCCGTCGCTTCGTTGCCCATGGAAGACAAGCTCGTCTTCGTGACCCACTCCAAAGGGGCCGTGGATGTCCTGGAGGCCCTGGTCGACTACCCGGAACTGGTCCCACGCACGGCGGCCGTGGTCAGCGTGGCCGGGGCGATAAACGGCTCTCCCCTGGCCGATACCTTCAGTGATGACCTGATCCGCTTCGTCGAATCCATGCCCCTGTCCTCATGCCCGCCCGGCAACGATACGGAGGCCATCGACAGTTTGCGCCGACCGGGGCGGTTACGGTTTTTAGCCGAACATCCCATGCAATCTGGCATCCGGTTCTATTCCTTGGCCGCCTTCGCAACGCGCGAAGAAATGTCCATGGTCCTCAAACCGTTTTACGACATCCTCGCCAAGACCGATCCCCTCAACGACGGTCTGGTCATCGCGTCCGACGCGATTTACCCGGGCGCCACCCTGCTCGGATACCCCAATGCCGACCACCTGGCCGTGGCCATGCCTTTTACGAAAACGGGGCTGCTGCGCGCGCTCAACACCAAGAACGCCTATCCTCGGGCCGCGTTGCTGGAAGCCATTGCCCGGTATGTCGAAGAAGACCTCGCCAAGAAATAA
- a CDS encoding energy transducer TonB, with protein MSLAAVDAKPRILRQVTPDYPADARRRGIEGRVVARLLVTADGGVRSISIVSAKPPQVFEHAVIAALGQWRFHPARYKGREVATWVMLPVKFDLKN; from the coding sequence ATGAGCCTGGCGGCGGTGGATGCAAAACCGAGAATCCTCCGCCAAGTCACGCCCGATTACCCTGCCGATGCGCGCCGTCGCGGCATCGAAGGCCGGGTCGTCGCGCGGCTCCTGGTCACAGCCGATGGCGGCGTACGAAGTATCAGCATCGTTTCCGCAAAACCGCCGCAGGTCTTCGAGCACGCCGTCATCGCGGCTCTTGGACAATGGCGTTTTCACCCGGCCCGCTACAAAGGGCGCGAGGTGGCGACCTGGGTCATGCTGCCGGTCAAGTTCGATTTGAAGAACTGA
- a CDS encoding tyrosine-type recombinase/integrase, which yields MQWTKTSFPGVRYREHPERKHGIKPDRYFAIRYQADGKRREEGLGWGSEGWTAQKAAVVLAGLKKAHVTGEGPKTLQAKRDIEKAREEAEAREKAVQEAEAVTFGFIFEGVYLEHARQNKKPNTVQTEQGLFRKWLGPVIGDVPLKDISPFHLERIRKNIAAAGLSARSAHYALCVVRQVFNFARDHDMTDCVSPTCKVKAPKTDNRRLRFLTHEEADKLLEHVAKRSHELHAISLVSLHCGLRAGEIFNLTWSDVDFDRETLTLRDTKNGRTRIAYMTGQVRGMLAARVKGGPGDPVFPGRGGVRRSYVSNAFERAVKDLGFNEGITDSRQKVVFHSLRHTFASWLVEQGTDLYSVKELMGHRTLSMTERYSHLSPDSLRRAVKGLEAGIAAKSEEPQVLTMGDAPKRRKTS from the coding sequence ATGCAATGGACCAAAACCAGTTTCCCGGGCGTGCGCTATCGGGAACACCCTGAACGCAAGCACGGTATCAAGCCGGATCGGTATTTCGCCATTCGCTACCAGGCGGACGGGAAACGCCGCGAGGAAGGCCTAGGCTGGGGCTCCGAGGGTTGGACCGCTCAAAAAGCCGCCGTGGTCCTGGCCGGCCTCAAAAAGGCCCATGTGACCGGCGAGGGGCCGAAGACACTTCAAGCCAAGCGGGACATCGAAAAGGCCCGGGAGGAAGCCGAGGCCCGGGAAAAGGCTGTTCAGGAAGCCGAAGCCGTCACCTTCGGTTTCATCTTCGAAGGCGTCTACCTGGAACACGCCCGGCAGAACAAAAAGCCGAACACCGTCCAGACCGAACAGGGCCTTTTTCGGAAGTGGCTCGGGCCGGTCATTGGCGACGTGCCCCTGAAAGACATTTCCCCGTTCCATCTGGAGCGGATCAGGAAAAACATTGCCGCCGCCGGCCTATCGGCCAGAAGCGCGCATTATGCCCTTTGCGTCGTGCGCCAAGTCTTCAACTTCGCCCGTGACCACGACATGACCGATTGCGTCTCCCCCACCTGCAAGGTCAAGGCTCCAAAGACCGACAACCGACGTCTTCGATTCCTGACCCATGAAGAAGCGGACAAACTGCTAGAGCACGTGGCCAAGCGGAGTCACGAGCTACACGCCATTTCTCTGGTCTCGCTGCACTGCGGCCTTCGAGCCGGGGAAATCTTCAACCTCACATGGTCGGACGTGGACTTCGACCGCGAAACGCTCACCCTTCGGGATACCAAAAACGGCCGGACCCGCATCGCCTACATGACGGGTCAAGTCCGGGGAATGCTCGCGGCCAGGGTCAAGGGCGGACCAGGGGACCCGGTCTTTCCCGGCCGGGGAGGCGTTCGCCGCTCCTACGTCTCCAACGCCTTCGAACGCGCGGTCAAGGACCTCGGCTTCAACGAGGGCATCACGGATTCCCGCCAAAAAGTGGTCTTCCATTCCTTGCGCCACACCTTCGCGTCTTGGCTGGTCGAACAGGGAACGGACCTCTACAGCGTCAAGGAGCTTATGGGACACCGCACCCTGTCCATGACGGAACGTTACAGCCACCTTTCCCCGGACAGCCTGCGCCGGGCCGTCAAAGGGCTTGAGGCCGGCATTGCGGCCAAGAGCGAAGAACCCCAGGTGCTGACCATGGGTGATGCGCCCAAAAGGCGGAAGACCTCATGA
- a CDS encoding DUF423 domain-containing protein, translating to MDRLFFALGALSACMAVIAGALGSHALKHRLAPDMLAVFEIGVRYQMYHALALLGVGLASARWGGAYMAVGGWCFIIGTFLFSGSIYQLSLTNTKFLGIVTPIGGAIWMIGWVSIALGALRAK from the coding sequence GTGGACAGGCTTTTTTTTGCCCTCGGCGCGCTCTCGGCGTGCATGGCCGTGATCGCGGGGGCGCTCGGCTCCCATGCCTTGAAGCACCGACTGGCCCCGGACATGCTGGCCGTGTTCGAGATCGGCGTGCGCTACCAGATGTATCACGCCCTGGCCCTGCTCGGGGTGGGGCTCGCATCCGCCAGGTGGGGCGGTGCATACATGGCCGTCGGCGGCTGGTGCTTCATCATCGGAACCTTTTTGTTTTCCGGGAGCATCTACCAATTGAGCCTCACGAACACCAAGTTCCTCGGCATCGTCACGCCCATCGGCGGTGCCATCTGGATGATCGGATGGGTGTCGATCGCCTTGGGAGCGTTGCGGGCGAAGTGA
- a CDS encoding metal ABC transporter permease: METFLDAAFMRHAVLAGLFAGVACAVAGVFAVLMRLTFIGVCLAHAAFAGGLMGLLFGLDPLTGALVASLAAAAIIGPVADRGELSPDTAVGVVFSAMLGLAIFCLGLLPGPKTAGLNLFWGNILTVSPRDLWLLGGVAVTATLLIVAFFKEIQAVACHRWIARACGLPATAIFYGILFFTGLTVTACLPSIGGLLVYSLLINPAAAAYQLTYRLGRLFFLAALFGVVSCEGGLFIAWKLDVPAGASIVLVSSLIFLVAVACSPKRKAGSRAEA; the protein is encoded by the coding sequence ATGGAAACTTTTTTGGATGCGGCGTTCATGCGCCATGCCGTTCTGGCCGGGTTGTTCGCCGGCGTGGCCTGCGCCGTGGCCGGCGTCTTCGCCGTGCTCATGCGCCTGACGTTCATCGGCGTCTGTCTGGCCCACGCCGCCTTTGCCGGCGGGCTCATGGGGCTGCTTTTCGGCTTGGACCCGCTCACGGGCGCGTTGGTAGCCAGCCTGGCGGCGGCCGCGATCATCGGCCCTGTGGCCGACCGGGGTGAGCTTTCCCCGGATACCGCCGTGGGCGTCGTGTTCTCGGCCATGCTCGGCCTGGCCATTTTCTGCCTGGGCCTGCTCCCTGGTCCCAAGACGGCCGGCCTCAACCTCTTTTGGGGCAATATCCTGACGGTCAGCCCGCGCGACCTTTGGCTCCTCGGCGGGGTGGCCGTGACAGCGACCCTGCTCATCGTCGCCTTCTTCAAGGAGATCCAAGCCGTCGCCTGCCATCGCTGGATAGCCCGGGCCTGCGGCCTGCCGGCCACGGCCATTTTCTACGGCATCCTCTTTTTCACGGGCCTGACCGTCACGGCCTGCCTGCCGAGCATCGGCGGGCTTCTCGTTTACAGCCTGCTCATCAATCCGGCGGCGGCGGCCTACCAGCTCACCTACCGCCTGGGACGCCTTTTCTTTTTGGCGGCGCTGTTCGGGGTCGTCTCCTGCGAGGGCGGCCTGTTCATCGCCTGGAAACTCGACGTGCCGGCCGGCGCGTCCATCGTCCTCGTGTCCAGCCTGATCTTCCTGGTCGCCGTGGCCTGCTCCCCCAAAAGAAAGGCCGGTTCCCGGGCCGAGGCATAG
- a CDS encoding helix-turn-helix domain-containing protein, giving the protein MATKVALPPSVEEIPGLLNPQACRDWLFRQLHPTGPACPSCNRTIEDSRAVRRFFAGRIISCDACDTRFGPITGTIFSGTQMFAEDLAAMLVLFGMGQRDADIASALDLHRATVSRWRRTLNEHGAAL; this is encoded by the coding sequence ATGGCAACAAAGGTGGCGCTGCCCCCCTCGGTCGAGGAAATCCCCGGCCTCTTGAACCCCCAGGCCTGCCGAGATTGGCTTTTTCGCCAGCTTCACCCGACCGGCCCAGCTTGCCCGAGCTGCAACCGCACTATCGAGGACTCGCGAGCAGTTCGCCGATTCTTTGCCGGGCGCATCATCTCATGTGATGCCTGCGACACGCGCTTCGGCCCAATCACGGGAACCATCTTTTCCGGCACGCAAATGTTCGCGGAGGACCTCGCGGCCATGCTCGTGCTCTTCGGAATGGGGCAGCGAGACGCGGACATCGCGTCCGCCCTCGACCTTCACCGCGCCACCGTCAGCCGCTGGCGGCGAACCCTCAACGAGCACGGCGCGGCGTTATGA
- a CDS encoding Fic family protein, translating into MKPEAFTEQAAGRVIRVGQGEVAYHAFVPAPLPPALTLDPDLILTLSDADRALGELAGLGRAIANPSLLVRPFMRQEAVLSSRIEGTQADLADLYGYEAGQLLLPGVRPRKQASDVREVFNYVQAMEYGLERLETLPLSQRLIREVHARLMDGVRGDTATPGEFRRSQNWIGPPGCLLAQASYVPPPVPEMAEALDALEKYLHEGSAYPPLVRLACIHYQFEAIHPFIDGNGRVGRLLVPLLMVSWGLLPHPLLYLSVYFERRREDYYRLLMAVSTHGDWRAWTSFFLQGVAAQARDAVARAKRLQDLQADWRDALQRKRASALVLRLADALFERPILTIPVAAEVLSTSYPSAKAAVAKLEAIGALRQVAAEGTAKTYEAARILDIVTGEDESEDAMQIKEIGQKL; encoded by the coding sequence ATGAAGCCCGAGGCATTCACGGAACAAGCCGCCGGCCGGGTCATCCGCGTCGGTCAAGGCGAAGTCGCCTATCACGCTTTCGTCCCCGCCCCATTGCCGCCGGCGCTTACCTTGGATCCGGATTTGATTTTGACCCTTTCCGATGCGGATCGGGCTTTGGGTGAACTGGCAGGGCTTGGCCGGGCAATCGCCAATCCGTCCTTGCTTGTCCGCCCGTTCATGCGCCAGGAAGCCGTCCTGTCTTCCCGTATCGAGGGCACGCAAGCCGACCTGGCCGACCTCTACGGGTATGAGGCCGGACAACTTCTGTTGCCGGGCGTGCGCCCGCGCAAACAGGCGTCTGACGTGCGGGAGGTGTTCAACTATGTCCAGGCCATGGAATATGGCCTGGAACGCTTGGAGACCTTGCCACTCAGTCAGCGGCTTATCCGCGAGGTCCACGCCAGACTCATGGACGGCGTGCGCGGGGACACGGCCACGCCCGGCGAGTTTCGCCGCTCGCAAAACTGGATAGGCCCGCCCGGCTGTCTGCTTGCCCAAGCGAGTTATGTGCCGCCGCCCGTTCCCGAGATGGCCGAAGCCCTGGACGCCCTTGAAAAATACCTTCACGAAGGAAGCGCTTATCCGCCCCTGGTGCGGCTGGCCTGCATTCACTACCAGTTCGAGGCCATCCACCCGTTTATTGACGGCAACGGGCGCGTGGGCCGGTTGCTCGTGCCCCTGCTTATGGTCTCGTGGGGGCTCCTGCCACATCCGCTTTTGTATCTGAGCGTCTACTTCGAGCGCCGTCGGGAAGACTATTACCGGCTACTCATGGCTGTCAGCACCCATGGCGATTGGCGGGCCTGGACCTCCTTTTTCCTGCAAGGTGTAGCCGCCCAGGCTCGGGACGCCGTTGCCCGAGCCAAGCGGTTGCAGGACCTGCAAGCCGACTGGCGGGACGCCCTGCAAAGGAAGAGAGCCTCGGCCCTGGTCCTTCGTCTGGCCGATGCCCTCTTTGAACGCCCGATCCTGACCATCCCTGTAGCCGCCGAGGTCCTGAGCACGTCCTATCCCTCGGCTAAGGCGGCCGTTGCCAAACTGGAGGCCATCGGCGCGTTGCGCCAAGTGGCTGCCGAAGGAACGGCCAAAACCTATGAAGCTGCGAGAATCCTGGACATCGTCACGGGCGAGGACGAATCCGAGGACGCTATGCAGATTAAAGAAATCGGCCAAAAACTTTAA
- a CDS encoding pyroglutamyl-peptidase I family protein: MRAMVLAMRRAGFPADISDAPGTLMCNHLMCGVLHHIAANGLPIRAGWIHLPSLHEVAAMEHEKDVDPVGSCEGRFQRRILRPRPAGDARSAGPVGAGQAFAPVAS; this comes from the coding sequence CTGCGGGCCATGGTGCTGGCCATGCGCAGGGCCGGTTTCCCGGCGGACATCTCCGACGCGCCAGGCACGCTCATGTGCAACCACCTGATGTGCGGAGTGCTGCACCACATCGCGGCAAACGGGCTGCCCATCCGGGCCGGGTGGATCCACCTGCCCTCCCTGCACGAGGTGGCCGCCATGGAGCACGAGAAGGATGTTGATCCCGTTGGCAGTTGTGAGGGGCGGTTTCAAAGGCGCATCCTGAGGCCACGGCCAGCTGGTGATGCACGCAGCGCCGGTCCGGTCGGTGCGGGACAGGCGTTCGCCCCTGTCGCTTCGTGA
- a CDS encoding toprim domain-containing protein → MSHDILSLYQDMGLAAKQKTATEWAGSCPSCGGNDRFCIWGGGQGKHGLGRYFCRGCGRSGDAIQFLRDFQNLGYGEACHELGLTPAAPSGARTPVCQPVVEPTAPAWTPKTSERPNAKWQAQAQKLIRWAEHQLQNSPDVLAWLAAERGLKATTAARFHVGWLPEDLYRDRTAWGLPQEFKPNGKRRMLWLPHGLVLPVLDDAGRPARIKFRRPSPRENEPKYLYLPSEPKNTAPLVITGTAAAWIVVESELDGLLLAQEAGDMVNVLALGSASLRPDAEAHARLESAPFILVALDADDAGDKAAWTWWATHYPPEKIRVWPVPEGKDPTDAWRAGWDLRAWIEGGLPPACLPAHPVKNAAPAPGLEPTGQDGNAHVPDSAEAPPTIATSKDDDMVVIAPPALPTTSRHEPRKRLSRPRNSKPTPDMVRAYKAGRRWILPHLDELLAHGWTRPGLFRAGRFRYPCGEWGLAWASAWINTLLGGVTMAEDGTVVFELNETGRVVRQTARPR, encoded by the coding sequence ATGTCACACGACATTTTAAGTCTGTACCAGGACATGGGACTTGCGGCGAAACAGAAGACCGCGACCGAATGGGCCGGGTCTTGTCCGTCCTGCGGTGGAAATGATCGCTTCTGCATCTGGGGTGGAGGCCAGGGCAAGCACGGGTTGGGCCGTTACTTTTGCCGGGGCTGCGGCCGAAGCGGCGACGCCATCCAGTTCTTGCGCGACTTTCAAAACCTCGGCTACGGCGAGGCCTGCCACGAACTTGGCTTGACACCGGCCGCGCCTTCCGGCGCACGGACACCCGTATGCCAGCCCGTAGTGGAGCCGACCGCGCCGGCATGGACGCCCAAGACCAGCGAGCGGCCCAACGCGAAATGGCAAGCACAGGCGCAAAAGCTCATCCGCTGGGCAGAACACCAACTTCAAAATTCCCCGGATGTTCTCGCTTGGCTGGCCGCTGAACGCGGCCTGAAAGCCACAACGGCTGCCCGCTTCCATGTCGGCTGGCTTCCCGAGGATCTTTACCGCGACCGCACAGCCTGGGGGCTGCCCCAGGAGTTCAAGCCAAACGGCAAACGCCGCATGCTGTGGCTTCCCCATGGTCTTGTGCTGCCGGTCCTCGACGATGCGGGGCGTCCGGCGCGCATCAAATTCCGCCGGCCAAGCCCCCGGGAGAACGAGCCGAAATACCTTTACCTACCGAGCGAGCCGAAAAACACCGCGCCCCTTGTCATCACCGGAACGGCCGCCGCCTGGATCGTGGTTGAAAGCGAATTGGACGGGCTTCTTTTAGCCCAGGAAGCGGGGGATATGGTAAACGTCCTGGCCCTGGGATCGGCCTCGCTGCGGCCGGATGCCGAGGCCCACGCCCGTCTGGAGTCCGCGCCCTTCATCCTGGTGGCCCTTGATGCCGACGACGCCGGGGACAAGGCGGCCTGGACGTGGTGGGCCACGCATTACCCGCCCGAAAAAATCCGCGTCTGGCCCGTGCCCGAAGGCAAGGACCCCACGGACGCATGGCGGGCTGGCTGGGATTTGCGCGCCTGGATCGAAGGTGGCCTTCCTCCCGCCTGTCTGCCGGCGCACCCGGTCAAAAACGCAGCCCCCGCGCCAGGACTCGAGCCCACCGGGCAAGATGGGAACGCGCACGTTCCGGACTCGGCCGAAGCGCCACCCACCATCGCCACGAGCAAGGACGACGACATGGTCGTCATAGCGCCACCGGCCTTGCCCACAACATCCCGCCACGAGCCGCGCAAACGGCTTTCCCGGCCTCGAAACTCAAAACCGACCCCCGACATGGTCCGAGCCTATAAAGCCGGCCGCCGCTGGATTCTGCCCCACCTGGACGAACTCCTGGCCCATGGCTGGACGCGCCCCGGGCTCTTTCGTGCCGGCCGATTCCGCTACCCCTGCGGCGAGTGGGGCCTTGCCTGGGCTTCGGCATGGATCAATACGCTGCTTGGCGGCGTGACTATGGCCGAGGACGGAACCGTTGTTTTCGAGCTTAACGAAACCGGCCGCGTGGTGCGGCAGACCGCACGGCCACGGTAA